AGTCATATTATCTATTTTACCGTTTTGGACTGAGTAGAAGTAGATGCCGTAATTGCTTTTCCCGTCATGAATCACGCAATTTCTTATGATGAAATAAACATCCGTGTCTTCTATTATAATGCCATATGCTGTGCTCGCATCTATATCCCAGTTTTCTATTATATATGGATCGCTTTCCGTACCTGAGCCTGAGACTACACCATTTTGACCCACTATGAAGTCATCGTTGCCATCTATATAAATCGGGGCATGTGAAGTGAGCGTTTTTGAGTTGCTCTCGGATTTCACCGCAGTAACAGCCGCACCTCCGCTATTCCCTAC
The sequence above is a segment of the Candidatus Thermoplasmatota archaeon genome. Coding sequences within it:
- a CDS encoding right-handed parallel beta-helix repeat-containing protein, translating into MKWKMTFIISILAGILVLSAIIMFVGNSGGAAVTAVKSESNSKTLTSHAPIYIDGNDDFIVGQNGVVSGSGTESDPYIIENWDIDASTAYGIIIEDTDVYFIIRNCVIHDGKSNYGIYFYSVQNGKIDNMTSYNNHAGILLYSSSNNQITNCAVYNNWYGIRLDYSS